A single window of Nicotiana tomentosiformis chromosome 1, ASM39032v3, whole genome shotgun sequence DNA harbors:
- the LOC138909835 gene encoding secreted RxLR effector protein 161-like: MEDSKEIDTPIATATKLDIDKLGSSIDQKLYRGMIGSLLYLIASRPGIIFSAVLCARFQADPKESHLTVVKRILRYQKDTIDLCLWYPKVSNFNLVGYVDADYAGFLMDRKSTSDMHKRIFSEEPGSSINAGSSR; encoded by the exons atggaagattctaAAGAAATTGACACAcctattgcaacagctacaaagttggatatagataaACTTGGTTCATctattgatcagaagttgtataggggaatgattggctcattgttgtatctcattGCTAGTAGACCTGGCATTATTTTCAGTGCAgtcctttgtgcaagatttcaggcagaTCCGAAAGAGTCTCACTTAACTgttgtcaagagaattttgagatatcaaAAAGACACCATTGATCTTtgtctttggtatccaaaagttagtaatttcaatcttgtaggatatgttgatgctgattatgcaggttttcttatggatagaaagagcacctcag acaTGCACAAGAGGAttttcagtgaagaacctggttcatcaatcAATGCTGGTTCATCTAGATAA